A genomic stretch from Asterias rubens chromosome 7, eAstRub1.3, whole genome shotgun sequence includes:
- the LOC117292656 gene encoding coilin-like — MAARIRLKLNFDGSVCPQITPRKCWFLVNKDDCNVVADLEYLIRERFELDRGQILSLTLDSFLLPSMEKIHVVRDNDTIWVHAEQIGNIVDDLQVSKSPTPLSESVTDTEVSVESNQHSSKQQRRKRKCSEVTEETSKLIHKETVNSEEQDNDRTSNESTDVSVQISKESQPKKNCTKKKKKKNKKKNSREPDDEPKTPPHKSRGTSKKDSKQKGKKKSLHDISPRTSSNSENENSKKREDKTPSSDCASKLYKRRSKTTISEDSTDDLHKRLASFPVSSTKSSRTPSTITPVTRPERVENETSKLPTGLLLNVEKNQVREKKRSVAPTVPSTGHIRFDSSESEVSSEDDSDADNGKQTSKQSETSQQSETSKQPDKEQTDKVQPGTEETFERRDQPGAQNCSAVQSPAVTPSGKHKPGFLSLKNMKFKRQNSSVPHQVGTNSRGKGSETDSWPWDRGNWDKNSQLNTTQSNKSVIIENPPQESEPVLKDFTSFPSLVGPPRQGDIIAYKILELSESYCPELSNYKEGKVLSVDTATGQIEIELSHVTMVTRASKPGKFDLQWDAEEGDEEGEINVTNNNSVDLNVSVQLGDLVDPRLVPPMSV; from the exons ATGGCGGCCCGCATACGGCTGAAACTGAACTTCGACGGGTCAGTTTGTCCACAAATTACACCGAGAAAATGCTGGTTTCTGGTGAATAAAGACGACTGTAATGTCGTGGCCGACTTAGAGTATTTAATCCGTGAGCGTTTTGAGCTGGACAGGGGTCAAATATTATCTCTAACTCTGGACAGCTTCTTGCTGCCGTCTATGGAAAAGATTCACGTGGTTCGTGATAATGACACGATTTG GGTACATGCTGAGCAGATTGGCAACATTGTTGACGATCTTCAAGTGAGCAAGTCCCCAACACCTCTCAGTGAGTCTGTCACAGACACAGAAGTTTCTGTGGAAAGCAATCAACATTCATCAAAACagcaaagaagaaaaagaaaatgctcTGAAGTGACAGAAGAAACAAGTAAGCTCATTCATAAAGAGACTGTCAACAGCGAAGAGCAAGACAATGACAGAACATCAAACGAGAGCACGGACGTGTCAGTACAAATTAGCAAAGAGTCACAACCAAAGAAGAATTGcactaagaagaaaaaaaagaagaacaagaagaagaattCCCGCGAGCCCGATGATGAACCAAAAACACCTCCTCACAAAAGCAGAGGAACTAGCAAGAAGGACTcaaaacaaaaaggcaaaaagaAATCACTTCATGACATATCACCAAGAACCAGTTCCAATTCAGAGAATGAGAACAGCAAAAAACGTGAAGACAAAACTCCTAGTTCTGATTGTGCCTCAAAATTATACAAAAGGCGctcaaaaacaacaatttctgAAGATAGCACTGATGATCTGCACAAAAGGTTAGCCTCTTTTCCAGTGTCTTCAACAAAGTCCAGTAGAACACCGAGTACAATAACCCCAGTTACCAGACCTGAACGTGTTGAGAATGAGACTAGCAAGCTGCCAACCGGACTTCTTTTAAATGTGGAGAAAAACCAAGTTCGAGAGAAGAAGCGGTCTGTAGCTCCAACTGTTCCCTCCACTGGTCACATACGCTTTGACTCCTCAGAATCAGAAGTGTCATCTGAAGACGATTCAGATGCAGATAATGgtaaacaaacaagtaaacaatcaGAAACAAGTCAACAGTCAGAAACAAGTAAACAACCAGACAAAGAACAAACAGACAAAGTGCAACCGGGTACggaggaaacttttgaaagaagGGACCAACCAGGTGCTCAAAATTGTAGTGCTGTTCAGTCACCCGCTGTTACTCCATCTGGAAAACACAAACCTGGATTCCTGTCTTTAAAGAACATGAAGTTTAAAAGGCAGAACAGCTCAGTTCCCCACCAGGTTGGAACTAATTCCAGAGGGAAGGGGTCCGAGACCGATAGTTGGCCCTGGGATAGAGGGAACTGGGATAAGAACAGTCAACTCAACACAACACAAAGCAACAAGTCTGTCATAATAGAG aaCCCTCCCCAAGAGTCTGAGCCTGTGCTTAAGGATTTCACCTCATTCCCATCACTGGTTGGTCCTCCAAGACAAGGCGACATCATCGCATATAAG ATCCTTGAATTATCGGAGTCCTATTGCCCAGAGCTGTCCAACTACAAG GAAGGCAAGGTTCTTAGCGTTGACACGGCAACCGGCCAGATTGAGATTGAGCTCAGTCACGTCACTATGGTTACCAGAGCTTCCAAACCGGGTAAATTTGATCTCCAGTGGGATGCCGAAGAAGGAGACGAGGAGGGTGAAATCAATGTTACCAACAACAATAGTGTAGACTTAAAT gtcTCTGTACAGCTAGGAGATCTTGTGGACCCTCGTCTCGTCCCACCGATGTCTGTGTGA